A genomic segment from Corylus avellana chromosome ca5, CavTom2PMs-1.0 encodes:
- the LOC132180561 gene encoding uncharacterized protein LOC132180561 codes for MASSISSKWSKIQKNHSPSSHGTLYKLVSISGLLIFLFCIFFLNPPSNYQPFSRLLSTSSCPTTTTTPNSPTNISHIVFGIVGALNTWNSRKPYVESWWRPNITRGYLFLDRPPGPEFQPWPSNLPALRVSEDVRKIPTLPKTVKPIPARIVRAIIEAFREGDKNVRWYVMGDDDTIFFLDNLIGVLAKYNHSKYYYIGSNSESVMSNIDFSFDMAFGGAGYALSYPVVEALAAKLDSCIERDSKEHFSDYILHSCLADLGVHLTLEKGFHQIDMRNDTTGFLSAQPHTPFLSFHHIDAIDPIFPSMNRLEAINHLMKAAKVDQSRLLQQSICYHRPTNWSFSFSWGYSAYIFENIIPRSILCRPLETFTKWRREAKPPFYVFYTRPLSNDPCQAPHVFFFDSIERGEQVVTTYIRKSPRGLPNCSSTGNHSADAITKIKVISPATTRLEAGGRDCCDIEYADRTSVTQVKYRPCLKNEVIA; via the exons ATggcttcttcaatttcttcaaaatggagcaaaattcaaaaaaatcacagcCCTTCATCTCATGGAACCCTATACAAGTTGGTATCTATTTCAGGGCTGCTCATCTTTTTGTTCTGCATCTTTTTCTTAAACCCTCCCAGCAATTACCAACCTTTCAGTCGTCTCTTATCAACCTCCTCATGTCCCACTACTACTACTACTCCCAACTCTCCGACCAACATCAGCCACATTGTTTTTGGAATTGTCGGCGCCCTGAATACATGGAACTCCAGAAAACCATACGTTGAATCATGGTGGCGACCAAACATAACTCGGGGATATCTTTTCCTCGACAGACCACCGGGGCCGGAATTCCAACCATGGCCTTCAAATCTTCCTGCTCTTCGTGTCAGCGAGGATGTCAGGAAGATCCCAACATTACCGAAAACGGTGAAGCCAATTCCGGCTCGAATTGTGCGAGCAATAATTGAAGCGTTTAGGGAGGGAGATAAAAACGTGAGGTGGTATGTGATGGGAGATGAcgatacaattttttttcttgataatttaATTGGGGTTCTTGCAAAATACAACCATTCAAAGTACTACTATATTGGGTCGAATTCTGAGTCTGTTATGTCCAACATTGATTTCTCATTTGATATGGCTTTTGGTGGGGCTGGATATGCTCTGAGTTACCCTGTTGTGGAGGCATTGGCAGCCAAGTTAGACTCTTGTATTGAGAGAGATTCGAAGGAGCATTTCAGTGATTATATTTTGCACTCATGTTTGGCTGATTTAGGAGTTCATTTAACTCTCGAGAAAGGGTTTCACCAG ATCGATATGCGCAATGACACAACAGGTTTTCTATCAGCTCAGCCCCACACTCCTTTCCTCTCCTTCCACCACATTGACGCCATTGACCCAATCTTCCCCTCCATGAACCGTTTGGAAGCCATAAACCACCTCATGAAGGCGGCGAAAGTCGACCAATCCCGTCTTCTTCAACAAAGCATATGCTACCACAGGCCAACCAACTggtctttctctttctcatggGGCTACTCTGCTTATATCTTTGAAAACATAATCCCTCGGAGCATTTTATGCAGACCCCTTGAGACATTTACAAAATGGAGGAGAGAGGCAAAGCCACCCTTCTATGTGTTCTACACCCGACCGCTCTCCAACGATCCCTGTCAAGCTCCCCatgtgtttttctttgattctatAGAGCGTGGTGAACAAGTTGTCACTACATATATTAGAAAATCGCCTCGAGGTTTACCAAATTGTTCATCCACTGGTAATCATTCAGCGGATGCAATCACCAAAATTAAGGTGATTTCACCAGCAACAACACGCCTGGAG GCTGGAGGAAGAGATTGTTGTGACATTGAATATGCGGATAGAACCAGTGTTACACAAGTCAAATACAGGCCTtgcttgaaaaatgaagtgatTGCCTAG